A part of Thermocrinis albus DSM 14484 genomic DNA contains:
- a CDS encoding YraN family protein, with protein MKGKGREFEDVACLYLTRIGYKVLRRNVHCRYGEIDILALDGDTLVFVEVKGGAGHSSTDPAYRMDTTKLAKILKCAEKLMAEFPAQDCRVDLLVIRGSEVEHLKNISL; from the coding sequence ATGAAAGGTAAGGGAAGGGAGTTTGAAGATGTGGCCTGCCTGTACCTTACCCGGATAGGTTACAAGGTTCTGAGGCGCAACGTACACTGTAGATATGGAGAGATAGACATTTTGGCTTTGGATGGTGATACCTTGGTTTTTGTGGAAGTGAAGGGAGGTGCAGGGCACAGCTCGACGGACCCCGCCTACAGGATGGATACCACTAAGCTAGCCAAAATACTAAAATGTGCGGAGAAGCTCATGGCCGAGTTCCCCGCACAGGACTGTAGGGTAGATCTCTTAGTTATAAGAGGTAGTGAAGTAGAACACTTAAAGAACATCTCACTCTAG
- a CDS encoding KH domain-containing protein, producing MSQLRDLVEITAKSLVDNPNAVNVVEIEGEKTIVIELRVEKGDVGKVIGKQGRIARALRTILSAMGRKQNKRVVLEILE from the coding sequence ATGAGCCAACTGAGAGATCTTGTGGAGATAACCGCCAAGTCCCTTGTAGACAATCCTAACGCCGTGAACGTGGTGGAGATAGAAGGAGAGAAGACTATAGTTATAGAGCTGAGAGTAGAGAAAGGGGACGTGGGTAAAGTCATCGGAAAACAGGGTAGAATAGCCCGCGCCCTGAGAACCATCCTGTCCGCCATGGGCAGGAAACAGAACAAGAGGGTGGTTTTGGAAATACTAGAGTGA
- the rpsP gene encoding 30S ribosomal protein S16, with product MAVRIRLAKMGRTHHPIYRIVVMDSRSPREGKYIDILGTYDPKRGEILEIKPEKVKEWLAKGAQLTDRAQSILKKANIL from the coding sequence ATGGCTGTGAGGATAAGACTTGCCAAAATGGGAAGAACTCACCACCCCATTTACAGAATAGTGGTTATGGATTCCAGGTCACCGAGGGAAGGTAAGTATATAGACATACTGGGAACCTATGACCCCAAAAGGGGGGAGATACTTGAGATAAAGCCTGAGAAGGTGAAGGAGTGGTTAGCCAAAGGTGCACAGCTGACGGACCGCGCCCAAAGTATACTCAAAAAGGCCAACATACTCTGA
- a CDS encoding DnaJ C-terminal domain-containing protein: MAVKNYYEILGVSKSATKDEIKRAYRRLAKEWHPDVNPDPRAEEQFKLINEAYHVLSDDEKRAQYDRILESGDERKYRDFMEYIQEFLQEVWKGIRRKPGPRKGEDIRLRLELSLEEAAFGCEKSIEYERWVDCPQCEGKGYLGESIEKETCHACEGTGRRVSGIFDFPRPCSVCRGRGYLIKNSCSLCAGRGRVARLSTVKVSIPPGTDEGDVLKVKGFGHTGERGGEPGDLYLRVVLKPHPVFRKIGKDLHREVFISFPLAVLGGVVKVKTLSGEELEVFLQPGVECGSTKTIPGMGFPSSGSAGNLVLTFRIEVPKDPSGKIKKLLMKLAKELGEKGVDTEPHLMEKIRRAIQSVL, translated from the coding sequence GTGGCCGTGAAGAACTATTACGAGATACTGGGCGTCAGTAAGTCTGCCACAAAGGATGAGATAAAGCGGGCTTACAGGAGATTAGCCAAAGAATGGCACCCTGACGTAAATCCTGATCCACGAGCTGAAGAACAGTTCAAGCTCATCAACGAGGCTTATCATGTATTGTCCGATGACGAGAAGAGAGCTCAGTACGACCGGATTCTGGAGAGCGGGGACGAAAGGAAATACCGGGACTTTATGGAGTACATACAGGAGTTTTTACAGGAAGTTTGGAAAGGTATAAGGCGGAAGCCGGGACCTCGTAAAGGAGAAGATATAAGACTTAGACTGGAACTAAGTTTGGAAGAGGCTGCCTTCGGCTGTGAGAAAAGTATAGAGTACGAAAGGTGGGTGGACTGCCCACAATGTGAAGGTAAAGGATACTTAGGGGAGAGTATAGAGAAAGAGACATGTCATGCCTGCGAAGGAACAGGTAGAAGGGTGAGCGGTATATTTGACTTTCCACGTCCCTGTTCTGTTTGTAGGGGCAGAGGTTACCTGATAAAGAACTCCTGTAGCTTGTGTGCAGGAAGAGGTAGAGTGGCACGTTTGTCCACCGTTAAGGTGAGCATACCACCGGGTACCGACGAAGGAGATGTTCTGAAGGTAAAGGGTTTTGGCCATACGGGAGAGAGGGGAGGAGAACCTGGCGATCTTTATCTGCGGGTTGTTCTCAAACCTCACCCTGTTTTCAGAAAGATAGGCAAAGACCTTCATAGGGAGGTCTTCATATCCTTTCCGTTGGCTGTTTTGGGAGGTGTAGTTAAGGTCAAAACTCTGTCGGGAGAGGAACTGGAGGTGTTTCTTCAGCCAGGTGTGGAGTGTGGATCCACCAAAACTATACCTGGTATGGGTTTCCCATCCAGTGGCTCTGCAGGAAACCTCGTTCTCACCTTCCGTATAGAAGTTCCCAAGGACCCTTCTGGCAAAATCAAAAAACTACTGATGAAACTGGCAAAAGAACTGGGAGAGAAGGGGGTAGATACAGAGCCTCACCTGATGGAGAAGATAAGGAGAGCCATACAATCTGTGTTATAA
- the ppa gene encoding inorganic diphosphatase, with translation MSVRDLPPGKNPPEDIYVVIEIPQDSSIKYELDKESGVLFVDRFLFTAMHYPFNYGFIPQTLADDGDPVDVLVVSRYPVVPGSVLRCRPIGALQMRDEEGVDTKLIAVPHTKLDPTYDRVKTLDDLPPVVLDRIKHFFEHYKELEPGKWVKVEEFKGVQFAIEEIKKGIENYKKKAGG, from the coding sequence ATGAGTGTTAGGGATCTACCTCCAGGAAAGAACCCTCCCGAGGACATATACGTGGTGATAGAGATACCTCAGGATAGCTCCATAAAGTACGAACTGGACAAAGAGAGTGGTGTCCTCTTCGTAGATAGGTTTCTCTTTACCGCCATGCATTATCCCTTTAACTACGGATTCATACCTCAGACCTTAGCAGATGATGGTGATCCTGTAGACGTGCTGGTGGTGTCCCGGTATCCGGTGGTTCCGGGTAGCGTCCTCCGTTGCAGGCCCATAGGAGCCCTTCAGATGAGGGATGAGGAAGGTGTAGACACAAAGCTGATAGCGGTCCCCCACACCAAACTGGACCCTACTTACGACAGAGTCAAGACGTTGGATGATCTTCCTCCTGTGGTTCTTGATCGTATAAAACACTTCTTTGAACACTACAAGGAGTTGGAACCGGGCAAATGGGTGAAGGTGGAGGAGTTTAAGGGTGTCCAGTTTGCTATAGAGGAGATAAAGAAGGGCATAGAGAACTATAAAAAGAAAGCGGGTGGATGA
- a CDS encoding KpsF/GutQ family sugar-phosphate isomerase encodes MKEDILQKARRVFEIEISQIKRLMDSLDDSFVRAVEILLSCEGKVITTGVGKSGHIARKIASTLSSTGTPAHFLHPSEALHGDLGVIDKKDVLLAISNSGESKEVLDLLPYVKLLGVPLIAITNRRDSTLAKHADVHIFLNVEKEACPLHLAPTSSSTASLVLGDALAMVLLELRGFTEKDFALRHPAGSLGRKLKLVRDLYHTGEELPVVEEDTPMPQVVLEITSKGFGATAVVNKEGKLVGIITDGDLRRFINRGGDLSRSTAKDAMTRNPKVAYPDELAAQALSRMESYKITVLIVVDQENRPIGIIHMHDILRAGIV; translated from the coding sequence ATGAAGGAGGACATCTTACAGAAGGCAAGGCGTGTTTTTGAGATAGAGATAAGCCAGATAAAGAGACTTATGGACAGTTTGGATGACAGTTTTGTGCGCGCGGTGGAGATACTTCTTTCCTGTGAAGGAAAGGTTATCACCACAGGTGTAGGTAAATCGGGACACATAGCGCGTAAGATAGCTTCCACTTTATCCTCTACAGGTACACCTGCCCACTTTCTACATCCCTCGGAAGCGTTGCACGGAGATCTAGGTGTCATAGACAAGAAGGATGTTCTCCTCGCTATATCCAACAGTGGTGAGTCCAAGGAGGTTTTGGATCTTCTGCCCTACGTCAAACTACTGGGTGTTCCTCTTATAGCCATCACCAACAGGAGGGACTCCACTTTGGCAAAACACGCCGATGTTCATATATTCCTCAACGTGGAGAAAGAAGCCTGTCCCCTTCACCTGGCACCCACCAGTAGTTCCACCGCTTCTTTGGTACTGGGTGATGCTCTGGCTATGGTTCTGCTGGAGCTGAGAGGTTTTACAGAGAAAGACTTTGCCCTACGCCACCCTGCCGGTAGCTTGGGGAGAAAACTCAAGCTGGTACGTGATCTTTACCATACAGGAGAGGAGTTACCGGTGGTGGAAGAAGACACGCCTATGCCTCAAGTGGTACTGGAGATAACCAGTAAAGGTTTTGGTGCTACCGCCGTAGTCAACAAGGAGGGTAAGTTGGTGGGTATAATCACGGACGGAGATCTAAGGAGGTTCATCAACAGAGGGGGAGACCTATCGAGAAGTACCGCCAAAGACGCCATGACCAGAAATCCCAAGGTAGCTTACCCAGACGAGCTGGCGGCACAGGCTCTGAGTCGTATGGAAAGTTACAAGATAACGGTTCTCATAGTAGTGGACCAAGAGAACAGACCCATAGGTATAATTCACATGCACGATATTCTGAGAGCGGGTATAGTATGA
- the dxr gene encoding 1-deoxy-D-xylulose-5-phosphate reductoisomerase — MKLSVLGSTGSVGSNALQIVSAYRGRFELVGIMARRASPQLLLQAQQLRPRYVVSYEEPTSHWLSSLPEGTKYLRGEEGLMALLEESERILNAISGVDGLLPTYHTLTKGKVLLASNKESVICLPDLIREHISRVVPVDSEHNALFQLLSFVDPHHVKKVYLTASGGPFKDTPLQELPYVRVEQALNHPRWKMGKKITVDSATLINKGIEIIEAQVLFDLSPETIEVVIHPQSYVHGIVSLKDGSFLFHTSQTDMKVPLLHALFYPERVEYPFQQMDLLDLSPITFEPVDTQKFRAVDICRWVAKRGGVYVPVLLGADEAAVEMFLAGEIPFTGIVETIEKVLNAVNLPDPKSLEDIIEAVRWGYHKAREMAKVL, encoded by the coding sequence ATGAAGCTTAGCGTGTTGGGATCTACAGGCTCTGTGGGTAGCAACGCTCTTCAGATAGTTTCCGCATACCGCGGTAGGTTTGAACTGGTGGGTATAATGGCCCGGAGAGCTTCTCCCCAACTCTTACTTCAGGCCCAGCAACTCAGACCGCGTTATGTGGTGTCCTACGAAGAACCTACTTCCCACTGGCTCTCTTCCCTTCCTGAGGGTACTAAGTATCTCAGAGGTGAGGAAGGTCTCATGGCCCTTCTGGAAGAGTCAGAACGTATCCTCAACGCCATATCGGGTGTAGACGGTCTTTTACCCACCTATCACACACTCACAAAAGGAAAGGTTCTTCTGGCTTCCAACAAGGAGTCTGTCATATGTCTTCCAGATCTTATCAGAGAGCACATATCTCGTGTGGTGCCTGTTGACAGCGAACACAACGCTCTATTTCAGCTTTTATCTTTCGTAGATCCCCATCACGTTAAGAAGGTGTACCTCACCGCCTCCGGTGGACCTTTTAAGGACACACCTTTGCAGGAACTTCCCTACGTTAGGGTGGAGCAAGCCCTCAACCACCCTCGTTGGAAAATGGGTAAAAAGATCACCGTGGACTCTGCCACCCTCATCAACAAAGGGATAGAGATAATAGAAGCTCAGGTACTCTTCGACCTCTCTCCCGAGACGATAGAGGTGGTCATCCATCCCCAGAGTTATGTACACGGTATAGTGAGTCTGAAGGACGGGAGTTTCCTCTTTCACACCTCCCAAACGGATATGAAGGTACCCCTTCTGCATGCTCTCTTTTATCCTGAAAGGGTGGAGTATCCTTTCCAGCAGATGGACCTTTTAGATCTATCTCCCATAACCTTTGAGCCTGTTGATACCCAAAAGTTTAGGGCTGTGGACATATGCAGATGGGTGGCCAAGAGGGGAGGTGTCTACGTACCTGTCCTTTTAGGGGCCGACGAGGCCGCCGTTGAGATGTTCCTGGCTGGTGAGATACCCTTCACCGGTATAGTGGAAACTATAGAGAAAGTTCTCAACGCGGTGAATCTTCCTGATCCGAAGAGTCTGGAAGACATAATAGAAGCGGTGCGCTGGGGTTACCACAAGGCCAGGGAGATGGCAAAGGTCTTGTAA
- the hpf gene encoding ribosome hibernation-promoting factor, HPF/YfiA family — MNVEFIGKGIEWTDAMKAFVESKLERLKRYLKEAEEDQVEVVITLSTSRAKQKDYAGDSRPTVYRVDLDIYLKTWGGGTIHAWEEDVDPFSALDLVLDEVERQLIKLKQRRLEFRRRGAKLKEELHTAPSEPPEERERPLIVEEDLILDKPMSVEDALLALQDSGMYFLPFLDIKTGSLKIIYRKRGGNYGVIDTKCKGL; from the coding sequence ATGAACGTGGAGTTCATAGGCAAGGGTATTGAGTGGACTGATGCCATGAAGGCTTTTGTGGAAAGTAAGCTGGAGCGCCTTAAGAGATACCTAAAGGAAGCCGAAGAGGACCAGGTAGAGGTGGTGATAACCCTCTCCACATCCAGAGCCAAACAGAAGGACTATGCAGGAGACAGTAGACCGACCGTTTACAGGGTGGATCTGGACATATACCTGAAGACGTGGGGTGGTGGTACCATACACGCGTGGGAAGAGGATGTGGATCCCTTCTCCGCCCTTGACCTGGTATTGGACGAGGTGGAAAGACAGCTTATAAAACTTAAACAGAGGAGACTGGAGTTTCGCAGAAGAGGAGCAAAGCTTAAGGAAGAACTTCACACAGCCCCATCAGAACCTCCAGAGGAGAGGGAGAGACCTCTTATAGTGGAGGAGGACCTGATTTTGGATAAACCGATGAGTGTGGAGGATGCCCTCTTAGCTCTTCAGGATAGTGGTATGTACTTTTTGCCCTTCTTGGATATAAAGACGGGTAGCCTGAAGATCATCTACAGGAAGAGGGGTGGAAACTACGGCGTTATTGATACCAAGTGTAAGGGACTGTAG
- the rplS gene encoding 50S ribosomal protein L19 gives MDLILQKLQERYLPKKDYPPFKVGDTVRVHYKIVEGDKERIQPFEGVVIRIRGSGAGKTFTVRKESYGVGIERTFPYYSPNIEKIEVVKYGKVRRAKLYFLRDYRGKEAAGKIREIKPWELKKK, from the coding sequence ATGGATCTTATTCTCCAGAAGCTACAGGAAAGATACTTACCCAAGAAAGACTATCCACCCTTCAAGGTGGGTGACACAGTACGCGTACATTACAAGATAGTGGAAGGTGACAAGGAGAGAATTCAGCCTTTTGAAGGCGTGGTTATAAGGATAAGGGGATCGGGTGCAGGCAAGACTTTCACTGTGCGTAAGGAGTCCTACGGTGTGGGCATAGAGAGGACATTCCCTTATTACAGTCCCAACATAGAGAAGATAGAGGTAGTTAAGTACGGAAAAGTGAGAAGGGCTAAGCTGTACTTCCTAAGAGACTACAGAGGTAAAGAAGCCGCAGGAAAGATAAGGGAGATCAAGCCCTGGGAATTGAAGAAGAAGTGA
- a CDS encoding ribonuclease HII, translated as MKEIYELPFWEKGLLVAGVDEAGRGPLAGPLVACAVILPPYTEPFLKGDSKKLSPSEREEAYRIIKERALSIGTAVVDSEVIDRINILQATRLAMKRALEDLKHPYDVVITDWVKLDVDNCIAIPKGDERSLCCACASVVAKVLRDKIMEHYHRLYPQYDFASHKGYPTKEHLQRLLQYRESPIHRKSFRPVKALFSEYTPSP; from the coding sequence GTGAAGGAGATATACGAGCTTCCCTTCTGGGAAAAGGGACTTTTGGTGGCGGGTGTTGATGAGGCAGGTAGGGGACCTTTGGCTGGTCCCCTGGTGGCCTGCGCTGTCATACTCCCTCCTTATACGGAACCCTTTCTGAAGGGAGATTCTAAGAAACTCTCCCCCTCCGAGAGGGAGGAGGCCTACAGGATCATCAAAGAGAGAGCCCTCAGCATAGGTACGGCGGTGGTGGATAGTGAGGTCATAGACAGGATAAACATCCTGCAGGCCACACGTCTGGCCATGAAGAGAGCTTTGGAGGATCTCAAGCATCCCTATGATGTGGTCATAACAGACTGGGTGAAGCTGGATGTGGATAACTGTATAGCTATTCCCAAAGGTGATGAGAGGAGTCTGTGTTGTGCCTGTGCCTCTGTGGTGGCAAAGGTCCTAAGGGACAAGATCATGGAACATTACCATAGGCTCTATCCTCAGTATGACTTTGCATCCCACAAAGGTTACCCTACTAAGGAGCACCTACAGAGGCTCCTCCAGTACAGAGAAAGTCCCATTCACAGAAAGAGTTTCAGACCTGTAAAAGCATTGTTCTCAGAGTATACTCCGTCTCCCTGA
- a CDS encoding AMP-binding protein, producing MRLDLENGFLVPEVRDFGKTALVQGEREISYAELIENSRAFASLLDVLPEDRVVIFMENRAEWVYALFSIWQRGAIAVPVDFMSSPEDLQLVLTETEPAVVYCSERTEGPLKQALSMTKVSPHILNVDTLIPPKPVERIMHRNLQDVALILYTSGTTGKPKGVMLTFKNILSNIRSVEKLKMAGSEDSTLALLPFHHAYPLVVSLLLPLYLGATIVFLERLSTEDLMRTMQRHRITVLIGVPRLYQVLHARIMERVKASAVGRFLFLLSPYLPMGLRKLLFRRVHSAFGGNLRYMVSGGAALPLQVAKDLTYLGFTVLEGYGLTETSPIVSFNPPHRIKLGSVGTPIEEVYVKIAPDGEVLVRGVNVMKGYYKRPEDTKKAFVDGWFMTGDLGYLDQDGYLYITGRKKEIIVLPDGKKVNPEELEDLILRESPVVKEVGVLEMEGVLHALLVPDMEKVKQMGIVNLEEYIRWNVLYKVNRKLPEWKRIGGFKLTTEELPRTRLGKLKRFLLYDLYRKAGEITEREEDDTMRTEEAELIREFLTKLSGRKVMGHHHIELDLGLDSLAKVELLSFLEMRFGVEMEEEELSRYSKVRDLVNYVRERKEGLYQEEIGWQKILTQAPSFLPYHNGFLMRMGLIPLKAYFKLYHRLEVEGTENFPEGPFIIAPNHASYLDGFAIASALPWNVLERTYFVGEETYFKGPLRQAFAKLAHIVPVDPTRRVKESLQKAAWLLRLGKVVVIFPEGARTRDGKLLPFKKGFAILSKELSVPVVPTALIGTYEAMSWRDKFPKPYPIKVIFGKPIQPDGKGYEEIVRETEYTLRTMLLQV from the coding sequence ATGAGGCTGGACCTTGAAAACGGTTTCCTCGTTCCGGAAGTAAGAGACTTTGGCAAGACGGCCCTCGTACAGGGAGAGAGGGAGATCTCCTATGCGGAGCTGATAGAGAACTCAAGGGCCTTCGCTTCTCTACTGGATGTCCTGCCAGAAGACAGGGTGGTGATTTTTATGGAAAACAGAGCCGAATGGGTCTATGCCCTTTTCTCCATATGGCAGAGGGGAGCTATAGCGGTACCTGTGGACTTTATGTCTTCGCCAGAGGATCTGCAGCTTGTCCTTACGGAAACAGAACCGGCGGTGGTGTATTGCTCCGAAAGAACAGAAGGTCCTCTAAAACAAGCCCTCTCCATGACAAAAGTAAGCCCTCATATCCTCAACGTGGACACCCTGATTCCTCCCAAACCTGTTGAGAGAATAATGCACAGAAATCTTCAGGACGTAGCTCTGATCCTCTACACCTCTGGAACTACAGGAAAACCGAAAGGCGTCATGCTCACCTTCAAGAACATTCTGTCCAACATAAGATCAGTGGAGAAATTGAAGATGGCGGGAAGTGAGGACAGCACGCTAGCCCTCCTGCCTTTCCATCACGCTTACCCCCTGGTGGTCTCCCTCCTATTACCCCTCTATTTGGGTGCCACCATCGTGTTTTTGGAAAGGCTAAGTACTGAGGATCTTATGCGCACCATGCAAAGACATCGCATAACAGTTCTCATAGGTGTACCCAGACTGTACCAGGTATTGCACGCACGTATAATGGAACGTGTGAAAGCCAGCGCCGTAGGTAGATTCTTGTTCCTTTTAAGCCCTTACCTTCCCATGGGTCTACGAAAGCTTCTCTTCAGGAGGGTACACTCTGCCTTCGGCGGAAACCTAAGATACATGGTAAGCGGTGGTGCAGCTCTCCCCCTTCAAGTGGCCAAAGATCTTACCTATCTGGGTTTCACCGTACTGGAAGGGTACGGACTCACAGAAACGTCTCCCATAGTCTCCTTTAACCCTCCCCACAGAATAAAACTGGGATCGGTAGGTACTCCCATAGAAGAGGTATACGTGAAGATAGCGCCCGATGGGGAAGTTTTGGTAAGAGGTGTAAACGTTATGAAAGGATACTACAAAAGGCCTGAGGACACAAAAAAGGCCTTTGTGGACGGTTGGTTCATGACGGGAGACCTGGGATACCTGGACCAAGATGGATACCTCTATATAACAGGTAGGAAGAAAGAGATAATAGTGCTACCGGACGGCAAGAAGGTGAATCCGGAGGAACTGGAAGATCTGATACTGAGGGAAAGTCCGGTGGTGAAAGAGGTGGGAGTTCTGGAGATGGAGGGTGTCCTACATGCCCTGCTGGTACCCGATATGGAGAAGGTAAAGCAGATGGGTATAGTGAATCTGGAAGAGTACATAAGGTGGAACGTTTTGTACAAGGTAAACAGAAAACTGCCTGAGTGGAAGAGGATAGGAGGCTTTAAGCTAACAACAGAGGAACTCCCTCGCACCAGGTTAGGTAAACTTAAAAGGTTCCTACTTTATGACCTTTACAGAAAGGCAGGCGAGATAACGGAACGTGAAGAAGATGATACGATGCGTACAGAAGAAGCGGAACTTATAAGAGAGTTTCTCACCAAGCTATCAGGAAGAAAGGTGATGGGACACCACCACATAGAGCTGGACTTGGGGTTGGACTCTCTCGCTAAGGTAGAGCTCCTCTCTTTCCTGGAAATGAGGTTCGGTGTGGAAATGGAGGAGGAAGAGCTCAGTAGGTACTCCAAAGTACGGGACCTTGTGAACTACGTCAGGGAAAGGAAAGAGGGCCTTTATCAGGAAGAGATAGGTTGGCAGAAGATACTTACCCAAGCACCTTCCTTCTTACCTTATCACAACGGCTTTCTTATGAGGATGGGATTGATACCCCTCAAAGCTTACTTTAAACTTTACCATAGGTTGGAGGTGGAGGGTACGGAGAACTTCCCGGAAGGACCCTTCATAATAGCTCCTAACCACGCCAGCTATTTGGATGGGTTCGCCATAGCATCCGCTCTTCCTTGGAACGTGCTGGAGAGAACTTACTTTGTAGGTGAGGAAACCTACTTTAAAGGTCCTCTAAGGCAGGCTTTTGCAAAGTTAGCTCATATAGTCCCGGTGGATCCTACAAGGCGCGTCAAAGAATCCCTTCAGAAGGCTGCATGGCTTCTGAGACTGGGCAAAGTCGTGGTGATATTTCCGGAAGGTGCAAGAACAAGAGACGGCAAGCTCCTCCCCTTTAAGAAAGGGTTTGCCATACTCAGTAAGGAACTCAGTGTACCTGTCGTACCCACAGCCCTCATAGGAACTTACGAGGCCATGTCCTGGAGGGACAAGTTCCCCAAACCCTATCCCATAAAGGTGATCTTTGGAAAACCTATACAGCCTGATGGCAAAGGTTACGAAGAGATCGTCAGGGAGACGGAGTATACTCTGAGAACAATGCTTTTACAGGTCTGA
- the yajC gene encoding preprotein translocase subunit YajC, protein MVKMAYAQQGAPHGSDPLSALLFQFVFFLFLMAIFYFLLIRPQQKARKRHQEFLAGLKKGERVVTSGGIIGTVVEIGEKTVTLRVDANTRVTFLKENIVGYYTEKEEKE, encoded by the coding sequence ATGGTGAAAATGGCTTACGCACAACAGGGTGCACCACACGGATCCGATCCTCTGTCAGCACTACTTTTCCAATTCGTTTTCTTCTTATTCCTGATGGCCATCTTTTACTTCTTACTTATAAGACCTCAACAGAAGGCTAGAAAGAGGCATCAGGAGTTTCTGGCAGGTCTTAAGAAGGGGGAGAGGGTCGTGACCAGTGGTGGCATAATAGGAACGGTGGTGGAGATAGGAGAGAAGACGGTCACCCTCCGCGTAGATGCCAACACGCGTGTGACCTTCCTCAAAGAGAACATAGTGGGTTACTATACGGAGAAAGAAGAAAAAGAATGA
- the petA gene encoding ubiquinol-cytochrome c reductase iron-sulfur subunit — protein sequence METSRRDALGLIIGGLGAVGVVGALYPFVKSLAPSAASLAGARVEVDVSQIPDLQVRVVSWKGKPVFVVKLPQNFQWNGKTKEDNNRKLLQGQDAYAMVAVCTHLGCVPLWKPNGEGEFNYPVFHCPCHGGFYSPWGDNIAGPPPRPLHLPPQKREGNKLVIGEPGFIKDLT from the coding sequence ATGGAAACCTCAAGAAGAGATGCTCTGGGGCTCATCATCGGCGGACTGGGTGCCGTCGGTGTGGTGGGCGCTTTGTATCCCTTCGTGAAGTCTCTAGCACCAAGTGCTGCTTCCCTTGCAGGAGCAAGGGTAGAGGTGGACGTATCCCAGATACCTGACCTGCAGGTGAGGGTCGTCTCCTGGAAGGGAAAGCCGGTCTTTGTGGTTAAACTACCTCAGAACTTCCAGTGGAACGGCAAGACGAAGGAGGACAACAACAGAAAGCTCCTGCAGGGACAGGATGCTTACGCCATGGTAGCTGTGTGTACCCACTTGGGATGTGTTCCTTTGTGGAAGCCCAACGGTGAGGGAGAGTTTAACTATCCCGTTTTTCACTGTCCCTGTCACGGAGGTTTTTACTCTCCCTGGGGTGATAACATAGCTGGTCCACCACCCAGACCTCTACACCTGCCTCCTCAGAAGAGGGAAGGTAACAAACTGGTTATAGGAGAGCCCGGATTTATTAAAGATCTAACGTAA